The Arvicola amphibius chromosome 6, mArvAmp1.2, whole genome shotgun sequence DNA window CACCCTACACTCTTTAATATTCTTAATTCTCTCCTGAGGTTAGGAACTGCCCAGGAGTTTAAGAAGCGTTTTGAGTTGCCAATTTTGAAGAGTCGAGATGCAGCTGCCAGTGAGGCAGACAGACAGCTAGGGGAGGAACGTCTGCGGGAGCTCATCAGCATCGTGAACAGGTAATAGTCTCAACTCTGGTCAGCCAAATCATTTGAGATCTTCTAAGCTATTTGGGAACTGCCCCGACCTGTGGGCTTGGCTGTCTGGAGCCTTTAAGAACTGGTATTTGGGAGAAGGAGTGGGACCTGTGCCATGAATTGTCactgaataaataacaaagtctTACAGGGTAAGTTCCATTTCTGAGGAGCCCTTTGGCCTGGTTTTGTTCTTATCAGTCTGGTGAAGAAGCACTTCTGTTGGTACAGTTAGCCTCCTGAACAAGACATATCCTTGCTAGCACTTCAGACAGTTGGTTTAGCATAAAGCATCTGGCTTTCTATGTGCAGACTCTAGTTTTGGGGCTCCCAGGCCAAGAGGGCCTATTTCTTTTTGTGGGTTTCAAATGAACCAGGGGCAAGCACATTCTGGATTCCTGTTGTTGGTATGTGCCCTTGGTGATTTACATTATGAATGTCCTGCTCTTCCCAACTGCATGGCTACCTCTTCCTACCAATTTTAGATGGCAGATTTATTGTGTCCCATGAAgctgctgagtttttttttttctcctcgtcttttgagatagtatctcatgtatcctaggctaccccccagatgctgggattcagGCATCTGCTATCATGTCTGACTAGGTAGCTACTCAGAAGATGCCCCTCTACTCATCCTGGTCTACCCAGGAGATGCGAGTTCAATGATGAGAGCTTAAGAACTCTGGGAGTCATATGACAGCTGTTATCTGCAAATGTAGATAGAATCCTCCCAATAAAGACTTACAGTTTAGGACTgttgctttttctcattttccctagGTGCCTGATACGGAGAACATCAGATATCCTCTCTAAATATCTGCCAGTGAAGATTGAGCAGGTGGTTTGTTGTAGGTACTGAAATCAACTCAAAGGCGTGCAGTGAGTGGGTAAAAGCTTAGCTTCTGAAGCATGGCTGAATCTCAAGCTGTTCTTAGGGTAGCAGTGTGTGGGGTCCAGCTTTTTCTGGTTAGCCACCTGCCTCTTCATTTTCAGGCTGACACCCCTTCAAACTGAGTTATATAAGAGATTTCTGAAACAGGCCAAACCCGAAGAAGAATTGCGTGAAGGCAAGATGAGTGTGTCTTCCCTGTCTTCTATCACCTCTCTGAAGAAGCTTTGTAACCGTGAGTGTGCCCAAGCCCAGTATCTTCTGTGTGGGTGAGCAAGGGAGAGGTATTTTCTGTGGATAGGCTGGTGACCTTCACTAGAGACCTCATGGAGGCCACATGTAGTCTTAAAAACTCTCCATAAGACATGACTCCTGCTTGTGGACTCTTCTCCGTGCACTATGCCTTTATTTTAGAAACTACATCTTGGTGCTTGAGATGCACTGTGCTGTGTATGTGAATGCCTGTATGTACATGTCCTCTTGTACAACATTAGGCAGGAGGAGAAATAAACAATGCCTCTCatgttgattctctccttttagGAGAACATAGTAGTGTGTGATACTGTCCATCTAGGCTTCCAGATGGTGCTGGCTACACCCCATGGGAACTTGGGAGGGTGACCCCCAAGACAGTCTAGTTGTAAGTGAGGCCTTTCCTTAGGTGCCAGATATCCAAAGGGTGAGCACTGAAGTGGAAGCTTTAGAAAAGCAAAGTCACTGGCATTTTTCCCCCAGATCCAGCTTTAATCTATGACAAGTGTGTGACAGAGGAGGATGGCTTTGAGGGTGCTTTGGATATCTTCCCACCTGGTTATACCTCTAAAGCTGTGGAGCCACAGCTGTCAGGTAAGTCCTACCCATCAGTAGATGGCCTCCTTGGAGGCACGATAGAAGGGTGGGAAATCGTCTCTCTGCTGAAGCTATCCTGTCTGAAAGCAGGATATCAAGTGTAGCAATCCTGGGCCACTGGGAAGACCAACTGTGAGGACTAATAGTAGTCACTCTTCCCAGGTAAGATGCTGGTCCTTGATTATATTCTGGCCATGACGCGAAGCCGCAGCAGTGACAAAGTTGTGCTGGTGTCTAATTATACTCAGACGTTGGATCTCTTTGAAAAGCTGTGCCGAGCTCGAAGGTATGGAAGAATCTAACCAGGCTGGCAAAGGGATCTATCTCCCTCACTGGTACTCTAGGAGGACTAGGTTTTTCTGGTTATTGGATGTTTATCAAGATGTGGCTATATGAATGACTTTCCTGAGTTCTCTTCCCTAATGGTTGTGATGGCACTAATTCCATCTCTGCACAGGCTTATACCCTGGTCCCTCGAGTACTCCACAGATCTTAATTCCTGCCCTTACATCTCTGTCCTTCTCATTGGGAGACCTCAGACAATGCACAGGCAGCCTCAAGGTGGTTAATCTAGTCTTATTGGTAGCCATAGCGTTAAGGAATTCATCCTTCTTGGGTGTTTGATCTTTGGATATCCCTCCAGGTACCTGTATGTTCGCCTGGATGGCACAATGTCCATTAAGAAGCGAGCCAAGGTTGTGGAGCGCTTCAATAGTCCATCGGTAAGTACACCAATGCATAGGAATTAAGTATTGAAAAGCTGTAAGGAgctgtatttctttgtttttgtgttctgGTGGGTGTGATAATATGAAGCTGACTGACTTAGAATCTGACTTTGTAGGTTGGGAAACTGAATGGTAGGCAAACCGACTTGTCCTCTGTGTGAGTATACAAGAATgacaggagggctggagagatggctcagtggttaagagcattgcctactctttcaaaggtcctgagttcaattcccggcaaccacatggtggctcacaaccatctgtaatgagctctggtgctctcttctggcctgcaggcatacacatagaatattgtatacataataaataaatattttttaaaaaaatgacaagagaTATGTATTTGAGCTGAGAAGTGTGTGCACTCcaccccctccttcttttcttcccagagtcctgaTTTTGTCTTCATGCTGAGCAGCAAAGCTGGGGGCTGTGGTCTTAATCTCATTGGTGCTAACCGTCTGGTCATGTTTGATCCTGACTGGAACCCAGCCAATGATGAACAAGCTATGGCCCGAGTCTGGCGTGATGGTCAAAAGAAGACCTGCTATATTTACCGACTGCTATCTGTAAGGATGGTGATGTTGATCAGAGTCGGGGTGGGTCACGAATCAATCTTGACTATTTCTCACTGTCTCTTTTTAGCCCTTCTGCCTCTATCCAACCTCACTATATATTTAACCCTGAGTCCTTTGTTCTGTTCTCCCTCATCCCTCCTCTTTGCTCTCCTCCAGATACTTTTCCTGCTGTGCTCTTGAGATGCTTACTCAAGATACTTTTCATAGGGCACTGTTTGCTTTTATAACGTGTCATTTACTTTAAGATCATCTCATGCTCCGTGTACCAAAGGGCTAAGAAGTGGTAAATGTTACTTATCCACAACAGATCACGCAGACCGTTGTCTGTATCTGTAGCTTACTGATGATTTCATATACAAGctgtcttcatttccttcccaAATCTAGTATCTATCCTGTGAGTACCATGCTTGACTTCATCTCTAATGATCTTAGTCCCTCATCTAATTATTCTTAAGGCTCTAGTATGTTGTGAGTCATTTGTTTTCAAAGCTTTAATAGAGATCATCTTATTACTTTTCCATCctttttttctagctttttttggggggtgggttgggggattgaaacagtttctctgtgtagtcctgactgtcgtagaacatgctggcctcaaactcaagagatccaactgcctctgcctgtcaagtGTTGgcattagaggcatgcaccaccactgcctggctttctaaCTTTCTTATACTGACATTCTTTACCCTGTTTCTAAGAAatcttccagcctcagcctcctgaacaaCTAATTGAAGCTCTTTGTTTTTCAAACCCCATTATGCTCAGCTTTCTCTCTTggtttataatcttttttttttttttggtttttcgagacagggtttctctgcagctttagagcctgtcctggagctagctcttgtagaccaggctggtctcgaactcacagatctgcctgcctctgcctcccgagtgctgggattaaaggcgtgcgccaccatcgcccggctctttttttttttttttttttgagttagctCAAATATAATCTACTTTCAATATTTTCTGAACTCCTACCATTCCTTCTACAGGACCCTGAGTATGATGTACAGACTTCTGTCATTGTACAAATTTGTTTGTAAGTTTGTCTATCGAAGTGGTCAGTGACCTAAAGGATGGATCATACTTCATTCCTCCTTGCATCCTATTACTAGTAGATGACGTTAAAAAATACTCATGACcaaaacagctgcagagaaaccctgtctcgaaaaaccaaaaaaaaaaaaaaaaaaaaaaaaaaaaggaaaaaaagaaaaaaaaaatactcatgaTATTGAATAAGAGAGTTGGGCCTGGTGTGAGGGAGCTTTGCTACAGATAACCTGTTTTTACCCTAAATGAATTTagccccatccccagcaccctccAAGCACCCTCCACTGGTTCAGAAAATGGGCAAAACAGCACAATTCTTGACTCTAAAAACTAGGGAAATGAATCTCAGCTGAGACAGATATTAGCTCAGGATTTGTACTTTGCGTTTATTGCTCCTTTTCAAGATGTCTTTCACCCCTGGTTTTCCTGCTCCCTGGGCATCTACAGGGTGACTGAGCCCTGCATTTCATCCCTACTTCTAGACTGGAACCATAGAGGAGAAGATCTTTCAGCGGCAGAGCCACAAGAAGGCACTGAGCAGCTGTGTGGTTGATGAGGAGCAGGATGTGGAGAGACATTTCTCACTTGGTGAGCTGAAAGAGCTGTTCACCCTGGATGAAGCCAGCCTCAGTGACACACATGACAGGTAGGCGAGTGCCCTTGTCATTATCTCTGAGCTACCTGAGCAGCACAGAAATAAGATCTGTAGTGACCACAactctgtcctctgaccccagGCTGCATTGCCGCCGCTGTGTAAACAGCCGCCAGGTCTGGCCACCCCCTGATGGTTCTGACTGCACTTCAGATCTGGCTCAGTGGAACCATAGCACAGATAAACGGGGGCTCCAGGATGAGGTACTCCAGGCTGCCTGGGATGCTTCATCTACAGTCGTCACCTTCGTCTTCCACCAGCGTTCTCATGAGGAGCAGCGGGGTCTCCATTGATAACCAGCTGGTCTGGAGTAGTGGCTAGAGAAAGGATACTGGGAAAGGGGGTTCTCTGTCTCATGAGGCTGTTCAGTTTTGTTCTCTGggagaaaataatgaagaagGGCTGCATGATGTTTgcccaaaatttattttataagaaaaacttttttggtttaaaaaaaaaaaaaaaagaaaggaataaaggcaTGAAAGGGACTGAGGCCTGGGAACAGACTGGTAAGCCCAGAAGGGAAGAGGCCCGGTGGTGGGCATTCCTATGCTTCTCTAAAGCCTGGGTGCCTGCTTGAGGAAGGAGGCAGGTAGCCCTAGGGCAGGAGAAAGAGGCTTTCCTCAGTGAAGATAATGACCTATAACCTGGCCTGCGGTTCCCAGGGTACTGAGTAAGTGGCCCAAAGCCTCTGAACTCAGCTTTGAGAATGCCTTTGCTGGACCTCATCAGGGCCTCCAGGACCTCAgtgcaagggaagatggggaaaaaacaaaatcaaacaaacgaacaaaaaactaGACAGTGGCAGAAGGAGAATGACAGAATCAGTGGTTGGGGATTCTGGGCAGCCCATCCTCAGCCCCTGCAAGCTGACGGTACTGAGGATGGGCCTGTGAGGTATGGGCCCCATCACATAGTGCTGACATAATCTGCAAAGGCCTGGGATGAGTCCCACGAGTCGCTAACCACATGGCAGGTAGCTCGTAGCCGCCGGATTGCTTCCCTTGCTGTGACTGCATCCTGGTCCAGCCAGTTCTGGAAGAGGCGTAGGTGACCAAAGGCCCCACGGCCCCAGCGCTCCAGTCGCTTGGCAAACTCCAGAAGCCCATCTGGCTTGATGCAGTTGGAGCTGGTAGGGGTGAGAAGGATTAGATACCAGGAAGCAATTAGGCTTTTGTCTAtatcccttcctcccatcttttcTCCCCAATCCCTAGCATACCTGATATCCAGctgacagagagaagaggaagaatccTCTGAGAAAACATCTGCTAGGGCCAACAAGCCAGCATTtcctggagagagggaagggtatACTTATTACCTCCACCCAGGAGAGAAACAAGGGTATTCTATCCCAGCTCCATCTTGGGAAAACCCTAGTCCCAGCAGTACTGAAGACCTAGTTCTCAAATATCTACATTGCAATCACATCCTTCTCAGTGGAGTAGTCAATACCTTTACCCTAAAGTCTATGGTCAAAGGCtggttcctccctccctccctctccagggtcTGGTTCCCACCCAAGCGGTTCCCTGGGAGTCGAAGGCCCTTCAGTGTAGAGTTGCCCTTCATAGCAGCAACCATCTCAGGAAGAAATTGGGCTGGGCGCTTTTCAAACAGACGGCAGAAGGAGAAGGTAATCTCTGTCAAGAGAAAGTACAATATTTGGATGAGAAGTAGAGTTGGTGCTGACCCTCCTACCCCATGTGGTTCTAGCAAGGTGTGTGAACATTTTTATACCTACCTGAAAAGAAGAATAATCTGTAAAGTCCCAAGTAATGTTGGAACTCAATCAAATAAGATACTGAGCCTATCTGCTTGGAGGAACATCTCTGCATGGGCAATTTTTTAAAgtacttcctccctctctgtagCTACTGATCCCTTTGCAGGGATGGGGATCAGTCAGAGGTGAGTACCTGAAGGGAATGTGCCACAGTAGCACATTTCTCCCCACcaattctttgttgttttggtttttgagacagagtttctctgtgtagctttggctgtcctggaactcactctttagaccatgctggcctcaaacccacagagatcttgcctctgcctcccaactgctgggattaaaggtgtgcaccaccactgccccatccTCTCCCcactatcttattttatttttttaaaattgaacgCACCCAGCGTGCTACCACCATTTCTGCCAGTcccttacaaaacaaaacaaacaaaaaggaaggtcatACAGGCTCTATATACTTATCATCAAGAAAGATATAACCACTAGGGAAGAACAGTGGTTTGCACACAGAGAAAGCGACAGAGCTATAGTGAGGTCACAGGGATGCCAGGTCCTAGATTCGGATCTTACCTTGAAGGGTCAGATTCTGTAGCAAAAAGAGCACCTCATTCTGACAGTCTGCAAGATTCATATCATGGAAGCTCAGCCTCTTCAGAGATAGGTTGTATTCTGGATAGGAGGCAAAAGCCAGGGGCAGTGGGGCTTAGTTTTCCTAGGGAACAATGGTAGGTCCCTACCTACCCTCCTTTACCATTCCTACCTTTGAGTGTTTGCAACACAAGCCCAAAATCCTGGGGAGAGGCAAAGGTGGCACTGTCCAGTGACAGCTGCTGTAGGGAACCTGAGGCCTTGAGAACAGAGCATAGCAGTGGGGCTGGCTGAGCCCCTCTTGGAAATCCCATCTCCAATTGCTCTAGGCAGTTCTCTGTATGATAGGAAGAGGAAATTCCAATTAGCCATCTGGACTTCACTTAAAAATACTATGTAgactggtagtggtggtggtgcgtgcctttaattcagtacttgggaggcagaagcaggtgggtctctgtgtctaaggcctggtctacagagcaagtttcaggacacccagggctacacagagaaactctgtctcaaaataaacaaaaatatgtattttatgtgtgtaccaCTAGTTGGGGGTCAGGAAAAGACTTGCAGTAGTTaattctaccatgtgggttccggaGATCACACTGGAGTTTCAAGTCTGATAGCAAGTGATTTTCCAtgctgagtcacctcactggCCCTCTTCCTCTACATACAGTAGACTCATTAGGAAATGGTTTGTTTATCTACTTATCTGCCTACTATATGTCAGACTTTATGCTAAGTTCTAGAAGTGGACCATTAAATATGAAATCTTGTCTTTGTACTTGAGCAAATAAAAGTATGCAGGGgtagatgactcaggggttaagtaTTGGCTGTGTGTGAAAACCTGGGTTTGAATCACcagaaactatataaatgatAGACCTGTGGTGGCCACACCCcaaattccagcactggagaggtgaagactagctgttctagaactcactatgtggaccaggctggtctcgaactcacagagatccacctgcctgtgcctctccagtgttgggattaaaggcgtgtgctagcaccatttggctttttaaattttttttttttggttgtgattTCTAGTgatacacgcaaacacacacacacacacacacacacacacacacacacacacacacacgctgtccCGATTTCCCCAAtgatacatgcatgcacgcatccacaaagtaacaacaaaattctTAAGAGGTTGAGGAGGGATAGAGGAAGATACCCACTGTCAACCTGTGGCctctacatacatatgtacacgtgcacacacacatgcatgtgcacacaaacacacacatacagagcaaATGCATAGTGCTGCCAGAAGGGACATAACAGAGATAGGACTGTAAAGCAGGGCCACTGGATCTAGTTAGATCCCTTTCTGAAGACAGCTGTCCTGCCATGCTCACAGCAGTCCCCAGATCGGTCTAACCGAGGTTATTTTAAAGAATGGCAGCTTATAAAGGATGAACATGACAATGACAGCAAGGTTGAATGGATCTACAGTTGAAGTTCCCTTTCTCTACCCAACCAAACCCAACTGTACATATCCCCGaagatatgtgtatgtgcatacacactgcTTTACCTGGTATTTCCTCATCCCCAACTATGTGGCTAGGGGGCCCAGCATTCTCTGGTACAGCAGGATTGTCCCTCTGGCTTGGGTGGTCAACACGAATAGACAGGACCCGCAGCAGGGGAAGAGCTCGTACAATGGCACGCGTCAACTCCAGAATGGGCAGCGGTGAGAACAGGTCACTGAGATGCAGGGCACGGAGGCGGCATCCAGCCTGGCCTGACAGAGCCCGCAGGCTGTCTAGCAGGCGGAAGATATTAGAGCCCAGGCCTATGGCAAAAGAGATTAAGTTACAGATGTGGGAAATTTATGCAGAATATTCAGTGAAAGCTTTGTATTTTCTATTGATTACTACCAAGTCTTGAGTTTTGGATCAGATTATCAgatttttagttttgagataaGGCTTCAGACCTTAGACTTCCTGCCACTGTTTCTCCAGGGTTGGGGTCAtggatgtgcaccaccattcctgaCTATGGATcgtatatttttgaaatttgtatCAATTGCTCatctattttctccttttcctcaggTAACTAGCAGATTGCTATCTGCAGTAGGGACTTCGTACTCTAGAGTCATCGGGGAATCTCAAAATAGGATAGGATGTGGTTGTGATAGTAGTTATACTGTAGACTCAGAGAGCTGCACAGGTATCCAGATATAGGTTCTAAATAGTTTCCTAAAGCTGCATGGCCTTGAAGAGAGGGAATTTTGGATAATTGGGTCTTATCTAGGAGATATCAGCTCCTGAGTAGAAAGGGTCTCAGGACACAACTCCAGAGTCATGTACTGGGGCCAGCATTGTGAAGTCTTGAAAGCTAAGCTGTAGAGAGCTTGATCTCACCGGTCATGAAGTGCACTAAGAAGTAATGATGGCCCAACCCAGTATATTGTAGGTGGGAATGGCAGGGAAAATGTAGACTGGATGCAGactaggtcagtggtagagcatgtgccTAATGTGCCTGAGTCCTTGGGTTTGGTACACTAGACAACAAATAAACCATTTTCCACAAAACTAATATGAAGAATCTAAAAAGGTATGGTACCTTACTTGGGAATCTTAAATAACTCCTAGGAACCAAGTTCTTATTAGATTGTGTAAGCTGCTATTGATTTATTCAtccaactaatttttttttttcttttcctgacacagggtttctctgtgtagtcagtcctggctatcctggaactagctctgtagactgggctggcctcaaactcactaagataCACTTGCCCTTACcccctaagtgctaggattaaagtcatgcaccactgctgcccagctcatccaattatattttaactagCATTTTTTCCCTCCCTCAGATACAAGGAGCACATAGTATTCTTGTCCATATAGCTGAAAAAATTAACAGGGATCAAGGAAGCAAGAGTACAATGGATATGTAAAAGGATGCATACTGAACAATCTGGCCTCCCAAATtcagacttttgtttttgtttttcaagacagcatttctctgtgtagccctggctgtccttgaactcggagatctgtcagtctctgcctcctgattgtttTAAAGCAACAGGGAGAAGAAATTgtggcaaaaggaaaaaaaaaaacccattcagAGGCTTGAAGACTGAGCTCAGGCTCTAACCTGAAGACAAGGCGTGTAGAGCATGAAGGGCAAGCAGGAGTGAACATGGACTAAACAGTTCTATAAAATTAggaggtatggtggtgcatgccagtaATTCCAtgcgggagactgaggcaggagggttgtgaTTTTGAGGGCAGCTTAGGTTGTATGTAcaggaaggctgtgtgtgtgtgtgtgtgtgtgtgtgacattttccCAAACTAAATATTTTGACAATTCTGGCTTTAAACTccagatcttcttgcctccactttcTGAGTACCACCGTGCTTAGCCTGTACTTGAATGAATAAAAGAGTCAAACtacatgtttaaaagaatacttgTGTAGTGCAAACAATAGATTCTATGAAGGAAGGACTGCTGAAATTAAGTCAAGCGAGGAGTAGTAAAAACCTGAATTAAGGATacagatataaataaatgaacttgGAATATGTAAAAGTAGGGCCTAGTGGCTAAATATACGGAGACAGAATTTTGGTTTCTTTGCACAACTGAGCCAGTTGTGATGTCTTTAAGAGGGGAGGATCAAGTAGTGCAGCGGTGATGTAACCAGGCTGGAAAGGAGTTGGAAGGGTGATACCTAGAAGTAAACCAAATAAGTGGATCTGAATGTTCAAGAAAAAGATAGAGCTAATGTCTCAAGCCAAGGGAGGGGGGTGGTATTAGCATCAATAGCCATTGAAGCTACAGGAGTAGATGGGATTGTCCAGGAAGGGTGATCAAGTGGGAGAGTTCTGAGAAACTGATTGTGATATTgggagtatttttaaaaaaaaaaaaaaaaaaaaaaaaaaagtggttttttgtttgtttttcttttctttttttaaaacaggattatcatggaattcactacatagacaaaactggcctcaaattcagagatccacctccagCTCAATCTCCCGTGTGTTAGGGTTAAATGTGCGCACCACACTTGGCTTAGGAAGGAATAAGTGTAAGATGAGGACTGGAAAAGTGCATGTGAAATGTAGCAAGGAGGACCTCGATGGCCTACACTCCTGTGCACTGCTGATGGTATAAGTGAGGCCTGAGCAGAGATAGTAGAGGTGACCCAtcttgggaagagggaaatggaATGTTGGTGGAGACCTGATTTAATGTTTAGGTGGTGAGAGAGGCAGTAGAAAGAAGCAGTACAGTGATTTAGAAGATTGGAATTTTGAAGTCATCTGGGCTTGAATACTGGCCCTACAGTTTCCTAAGCAGGGTTATACTAGGCAAGTCAGTTGTTATAGGTTGAGATTgaaaattagtattttgagttgggcagtggtggcgcacacctttaatcccagtactcaggagaatttctatgagctcgaggccagactagtctacaagagctagttccaggacagccagggctgctaaaaaaaccctgtccaaaaaaaacaaaacaagggctggagagatggctcagaggttaagaacgctggctgttcttcctggggtcctgagttcaattcccagcaaggacaggatggctcataaccatctgtaataaggtctggtgtcctcttctggcatagaggtgtacatgcaggagaaacattgtatacataataaataaatctttaaaaaatcagatATAGACTAAGTATATGAAAACTAGAGCATCTGAGAAAAAAGCCTccctagaaaaggaagaaatttagaGTATGGGAAGTTAGCTTCAGATAAGGCTGTGTATTCTGAGGTGAAGAAGAAAAGGTTGAACTCAGAAGTAGGCTAGTTGAGGGAGTTCATGCATGACATTTTCTTTGTGAGGTTGTTTAGTAAAGGAGAGTTTGGAACTGGCAGATTAGTTGCAGATAATGAAGGGTATTAGGAGATGGCCATGAATAATACATCTATGGTTTCTGTAGTAGTGTTTAGCAATACAGGTAGTTTTGGCCAGATTGTACATTTTGCGGACAGTGTATGATCAAGTGGGTAAGGGCAGAAGACTTGTCTTGTaggttgctgttgtttttcccccttttaaaacCTGGGTAGTTGCTCTGATATGAGTAGTATGATATAAACAGGGTCTACACTGCCTCCTGTACCTAGCGGATGTTTTAGCTTCTCAAGAAGCCTTTCTTCCAATTGTAAATCTATATTATGAGACCTCgtttttctcttctaacagtatgccatttttttgtgtgtgtgtgtttgcctcttGCCTCTGTGAGACATAAAGGAACACATCTCTACTTCCCTGATTATACTCCCCACCCTGGATTAGGCACATTGCTGCTGAGAGATCCAAGCCCAGATCCGTTCTTTCAGGTGCTCACCATTGTAGGAAAGTGTAAGGCTCTCCAGTGATACCCAGGAGCTCAGCAGGTGGCACAGTGTCAGAGCTGCCTCTGTGGAGAGAGGAACTGTGAACAGCTCCAGGGTGGAAATGCTGCGGAATCGCTGGgatgtctccagtgctgggagcCCCAAACAGCTGGGATCTGATCCATCCAGAGCTCCACAGGCTACTTCCCCAATCTCCATCTCTTCACCATCTTCCTTCTCACCagccacaataaaaacaaagtcatATAGGTCTTCAGACTCTGCACCAGACCCCTGACGGGTGCGGCCACCCTTCTTCCCTGCAGCTCGTTTGAAACGCTTTAAGGGCTTATGCTGAGAGGCTGAGCTTGCGGGAGCCCGTTTGGATgatgtagaagaggaggcagaggaggtggcaGCTGGACCAGAGGATGGCTGCTTGGTGCCAGAAGCCTCATAAGAGGTGGCTGGAGGGTTCAACTCCCTCTTAGA harbors:
- the Lrrc41 gene encoding leucine-rich repeat-containing protein 41; its protein translation is MAAPEAWRARSCWFCEVAAATTMEATSREAAPAKSSASGPSAPPALFELCGRAVSAHMGVLESGVWALPGPILQSILPLLNIYYLERIEETALKKGLSTQAIWRRLWDELMKTRPSSLESVTCWRAKFMEAFFSHVLRGTIDVSSDKRLCDQRFSPLLHSSRHVRQLTICNMLQGATELVAEPNRRVLETLASSLHTLKFRHLLFSDVAAQQSLRQLLHQLIHHGAVSQVSLYSWPVPESALFILILTMSAGFWQPGPGSLPCRLCGEASRGRAPSRDEGSLLLGSRRPRRDAAERCAAALMATRRKSEVKQMPRAVPTTRVTRRSTQESLAVGGTDSKRELNPPATSYEASGTKQPSSGPAATSSASSSTSSKRAPASSASQHKPLKRFKRAAGKKGGRTRQGSGAESEDLYDFVFIVAGEKEDGEEMEIGEVACGALDGSDPSCLGLPALETSQRFRSISTLELFTVPLSTEAALTLCHLLSSWVSLESLTLSYNGLGSNIFRLLDSLRALSGQAGCRLRALHLSDLFSPLPILELTRAIVRALPLLRVLSIRVDHPSQRDNPAVPENAGPPSHIVGDEEIPENCLEQLEMGFPRGAQPAPLLCSVLKASGSLQQLSLDSATFASPQDFGLVLQTLKEYNLSLKRLSFHDMNLADCQNEVLFLLQNLTLQEITFSFCRLFEKRPAQFLPEMVAAMKGNSTLKGLRLPGNRLGNAGLLALADVFSEDSSSSLCQLDISSNCIKPDGLLEFAKRLERWGRGAFGHLRLFQNWLDQDAVTAREAIRRLRATCHVVSDSWDSSQAFADYVSTM
- the Rad54l gene encoding DNA repair and recombination protein RAD54-like; this translates as MRRSLAPSQLARRKPDGRSSDDEDWQPETVTPKKQKSSNETQCFLSPFRKPLTQLINRPPCLDSSQHEAFIRSILSKPFKVPIPNYQGPLGSRALGLKRAGVRRALHDPLEEGALVLYEPPPLSVHDQLKLDKEKLPVHVVVDPILSKVLRPHQREGVKFLWECVTSRRIPGSHGCIMADEMGLGKTLQCITLMWTLLRQSPECKPEIEKAVVVSPSSLVKNWYNEVGKWLGGRIQPLAIDGGSKDEIDRKLEGFMNQRGARVPSPILIISYETFRLHVGVLKKGNVGLVICDEGHRLKNSENQTYQALDSLNTSRRVLISGTPIQNDLLEYFSLVHFVNSGILGTAQEFKKRFELPILKSRDAAASEADRQLGEERLRELISIVNRCLIRRTSDILSKYLPVKIEQVVCCRLTPLQTELYKRFLKQAKPEEELREGKMSVSSLSSITSLKKLCNHPALIYDKCVTEEDGFEGALDIFPPGYTSKAVEPQLSGKMLVLDYILAMTRSRSSDKVVLVSNYTQTLDLFEKLCRARRYLYVRLDGTMSIKKRAKVVERFNSPSSPDFVFMLSSKAGGCGLNLIGANRLVMFDPDWNPANDEQAMARVWRDGQKKTCYIYRLLSTGTIEEKIFQRQSHKKALSSCVVDEEQDVERHFSLGELKELFTLDEASLSDTHDRLHCRRCVNSRQVWPPPDGSDCTSDLAQWNHSTDKRGLQDEVLQAAWDASSTVVTFVFHQRSHEEQRGLH